The following are encoded together in the Serratia odorifera genome:
- the recD gene encoding exodeoxyribonuclease V subunit alpha yields MIDLLQQAATLGVLRPLDVQFARVVAPPDRPDMLLAAACLSAEAGAGHVCLLLQQLMPENLFDGRQPALAQAVWQAAGQPDLDDWRQRLLSSPAVSDGSLPTPLVLQKQRLYLQRMWQSEGQVAAFISSDSIPQVIETQRLRAILDQLFGTATDTPDWQKIAAAVAATRRIAVISGGPGTGKTTTVAKLLAALVQLAEGARLRIQLAAPTGKAAARLTESLGSASRQLPLSPEQRALFPTEAATLHRLLGAQPNSQRMRYHRGNPLHLDVLVVDEASMVDLPMMARLIAALPPHARVIFLGDRDQLASVEAGAVLGDICRFAEQGYSDARAAQLAQLTGCTLSGQSAQGDAAVRDSLCLLRKSYRFDADSGIGQLAMAVNAGDNKRAWAALNGSFSDVAGYPLVETEDYQALLDACVAGYRDYLQRVAAGAPAVEILAAFGRFQVLCALREGPFGVAGLNERIESGLQRAGLIRRNLASAGRWYRGRPVMIGRNDSALGLFNGDIGIALPGENGELRVHFQLPDGNIKSVQPSRLPAHETAFAMTVHKSQGSEFDHTVLVLPNHFLPVLTRELVYTAITRARQQLSLYASEKVLNSAIRTPTQRRSGLAERLVMVAQPSETPLG; encoded by the coding sequence ATGATCGATTTATTGCAGCAAGCGGCAACGCTTGGCGTACTGCGCCCGCTGGACGTGCAGTTCGCACGGGTGGTAGCGCCGCCGGATCGACCGGATATGCTGCTGGCCGCCGCTTGCCTCAGCGCGGAAGCCGGTGCGGGGCACGTCTGTCTGCTGTTGCAACAGCTGATGCCGGAGAACCTGTTCGACGGGCGGCAACCAGCATTGGCACAGGCGGTGTGGCAGGCAGCAGGACAGCCCGATCTGGATGACTGGCGGCAACGGTTGTTGAGCTCGCCGGCGGTCAGTGACGGCAGTCTGCCAACGCCGCTGGTGCTGCAAAAACAGCGGTTGTATTTACAGCGCATGTGGCAAAGTGAAGGCCAGGTAGCGGCATTTATCAGCAGCGATAGCATACCGCAGGTTATCGAAACTCAGCGTCTGCGCGCGATCCTCGACCAGCTGTTCGGTACAGCAACGGACACGCCGGACTGGCAGAAAATTGCCGCGGCGGTGGCCGCGACCCGGCGCATCGCGGTGATATCCGGCGGGCCGGGCACCGGTAAAACCACCACCGTGGCCAAACTGCTGGCCGCATTGGTGCAGTTGGCCGAAGGCGCGCGTTTGCGCATTCAACTGGCAGCACCAACCGGCAAGGCGGCAGCGCGACTGACCGAGTCACTGGGCAGCGCCAGCCGACAATTGCCGCTCAGCCCTGAACAGCGGGCGTTATTCCCCACCGAAGCAGCAACGCTGCACCGCCTGCTGGGCGCACAGCCGAACAGCCAACGCATGCGCTATCATCGTGGCAATCCGCTGCATCTCGACGTGTTGGTGGTGGATGAGGCGTCGATGGTCGATCTGCCGATGATGGCGCGTCTGATCGCCGCCTTGCCGCCGCACGCCAGGGTGATTTTTCTTGGCGATCGCGATCAACTGGCCTCGGTGGAAGCAGGCGCGGTGCTGGGAGATATCTGCCGTTTTGCCGAGCAAGGCTATAGCGACGCTCGCGCTGCACAATTGGCACAATTGACGGGCTGTACATTGAGCGGTCAGAGCGCGCAGGGTGACGCAGCGGTACGCGATAGCCTGTGTTTGCTGCGCAAGAGTTACCGTTTTGACGCCGATTCCGGCATTGGTCAACTGGCGATGGCGGTGAATGCCGGCGACAACAAACGAGCCTGGGCCGCGCTCAACGGCAGTTTTAGCGACGTTGCCGGTTATCCGCTGGTGGAAACCGAGGATTATCAGGCGTTGCTGGATGCCTGTGTGGCCGGTTATCGCGACTATCTCCAGCGGGTCGCCGCCGGAGCGCCGGCGGTCGAGATCCTGGCGGCATTTGGCCGCTTCCAGGTGCTGTGCGCGCTGCGGGAAGGACCCTTTGGCGTTGCCGGACTGAACGAGCGGATTGAAAGCGGGTTGCAACGTGCGGGGCTGATTCGTCGCAACCTGGCTTCCGCCGGGCGCTGGTATCGTGGTCGACCGGTGATGATTGGCCGTAACGACAGTGCGTTGGGGCTGTTTAACGGTGATATCGGCATTGCGCTGCCGGGGGAGAACGGCGAACTGCGTGTGCATTTCCAATTGCCGGACGGCAATATCAAATCGGTACAACCCAGTCGTTTGCCGGCTCATGAAACCGCCTTTGCCATGACGGTGCACAAGTCTCAGGGTTCAGAGTTTGACCATACGGTGCTGGTACTGCCCAACCACTTTCTGCCGGTGTTGACGCGCGAACTGGTGTATACCGCCATTACCCGCGCGCGTCAGCAGCTGTCGCTGTATGCAAGTGAAAAGGTGCTCAACAGCGCCATCCGCACGCCAACCCAGCGGCGCAGCGGGCTGGCGGAGCGGTTGGTGATGGTAGCTCAGCCCAGTGAGACACCGCTGGGCTAA
- a CDS encoding YgdI/YgdR family lipoprotein — translation MKKWVMAVCAVVMAAGLAGCSSDYVMATKDGKMILTQGKPEIDEDTGLISYHDEAGNSRQINGDQVSQVIER, via the coding sequence ATGAAAAAGTGGGTAATGGCAGTTTGCGCCGTGGTGATGGCCGCCGGATTGGCAGGCTGCTCCAGTGATTACGTGATGGCAACCAAAGACGGCAAGATGATCCTGACCCAGGGGAAACCCGAGATCGATGAAGATACCGGTCTGATCAGCTACCACGATGAAGCCGGCAACAGCCGCCAAATCAATGGCGATCAGGTATCGCAGGTTATCGAGCGTTAA
- the rppH gene encoding RNA pyrophosphohydrolase, with amino-acid sequence MIDDDGYRPNVGIVICNRQGQVLWARRYGQHSWQFPQGGINPGETAEQAMYRELFEEVGLNKKDVRILASTRNWLRYKLPKRLVRWDTKPVCIGQKQKWFLLQLMCNDADINMQRSSTPEFDGWRWVSFWYPVRQVVSFKRDVYRRVMKEFAATVMPMQEQTAPRQAPAYRRKRG; translated from the coding sequence GTGATCGATGATGATGGCTACCGCCCGAATGTTGGTATCGTAATCTGTAATCGTCAGGGGCAGGTCCTGTGGGCCCGCCGCTACGGTCAGCACTCCTGGCAGTTTCCCCAAGGTGGGATTAACCCTGGCGAAACCGCGGAACAGGCCATGTATCGTGAGCTGTTCGAAGAAGTGGGGTTGAATAAAAAGGATGTGCGTATCCTGGCTTCAACCCGTAACTGGTTGCGCTATAAATTGCCAAAACGTTTGGTGCGTTGGGACACAAAGCCGGTTTGTATCGGCCAAAAGCAGAAATGGTTTCTGTTGCAGCTAATGTGCAATGACGCGGATATCAATATGCAGCGCAGCAGCACGCCGGAATTTGACGGCTGGCGTTGGGTGAGCTTCTGGTATCCCGTACGTCAGGTGGTATCGTTCAAACGTGACGTGTACCGCCGGGTGATGAAAGAATTCGCCGCAACCGTGATGCCGATGCAGGAGCAGACAGCGCCACGGCAGGCTCCCGCTTACCGCCGAAAAAGAGGTTAA
- a CDS encoding prepilin-type N-terminal cleavage/methylation domain-containing protein — MRTESIAADAAPQRGFSLPEVLIAALLFSVSLLGLLQYHQVLLQGFQRQWQSRQAWALAHQQLERDAAGLEGVETLAPGWRRELQHSGEDGACHRLTVTIQTPQRQRIQLGRWYCDGDLPGGSGGHRSGQPATVPLRHAGVKQ, encoded by the coding sequence GTGCGGACTGAGTCGATAGCGGCCGATGCGGCGCCTCAACGCGGCTTCAGCCTGCCTGAGGTGTTAATTGCCGCGCTGTTGTTCTCGGTGTCGTTACTCGGCCTGTTGCAGTACCATCAGGTATTGTTACAGGGATTTCAGCGCCAATGGCAATCTCGCCAGGCCTGGGCATTGGCGCATCAACAGTTGGAGCGTGATGCCGCCGGCCTTGAGGGGGTGGAGACGCTTGCCCCCGGCTGGCGACGTGAACTACAGCACAGTGGCGAAGATGGCGCTTGCCATCGGCTGACGGTCACGATACAAACCCCGCAACGACAGCGGATCCAGCTTGGCCGCTGGTATTGCGACGGCGATTTGCCTGGCGGCAGCGGTGGTCACCGATCGGGGCAGCCAGCGACGGTACCGTTGCGCCACGCGGGCGTGAAACAGTGA
- a CDS encoding NADP(H)-dependent aldo-keto reductase gives MQYHRIPHSSLEVSVLGLGTMTFGEQNSEADAHAQLDYALAAGINLIDTAEMYPVPPRPETQGLTERYIGSWIKARGNREKIVLASKVSGPVRGNDSGIRPQQALDRKNIRAALDASLQRLNTDYLDLYQLHWPQRSTNCFGKLNYQYTDEMASVTLLETLEALSEQVRAGKIRYIGVSNETPYGVMRYLSLAEKHQLPRIVTIQNPYSLLNRSFEVGLAEISQFEGVELLAYSSLAFGTLTGKYLNGAKPAGARNTLFSRFTRYSAPHTQRAIAEYVALAQRHNLDPAQMALAFVRQQPFVASTLLGATTLAQLQTNIDSFNLTLDQEVLHGLEEIHTRFTIPAP, from the coding sequence ATGCAATATCATCGTATTCCCCACAGTTCTTTAGAAGTGAGCGTGCTGGGACTGGGCACCATGACCTTTGGCGAACAGAACAGCGAAGCCGATGCCCACGCGCAACTGGATTATGCGTTAGCCGCAGGCATCAATCTGATCGATACCGCCGAAATGTATCCTGTCCCACCTCGCCCGGAAACCCAGGGGCTGACCGAACGTTACATCGGCAGTTGGATCAAGGCGCGCGGCAACCGCGAAAAAATCGTACTGGCCAGCAAAGTCTCCGGACCGGTGCGCGGCAATGACAGCGGCATCCGACCGCAGCAGGCGCTCGATCGCAAAAACATTCGCGCCGCGCTGGACGCCAGTCTGCAACGTCTGAACACCGATTATCTCGATCTGTACCAGCTTCACTGGCCGCAGCGCAGCACCAACTGTTTCGGCAAGCTGAACTATCAATATACTGACGAGATGGCCAGCGTCACCCTGCTGGAAACGCTGGAAGCGCTGTCCGAACAGGTACGCGCCGGCAAGATCCGCTATATCGGCGTATCCAATGAAACCCCGTACGGCGTGATGCGTTACCTGAGCCTGGCGGAAAAGCACCAGCTACCGCGCATTGTCACCATTCAGAATCCGTACAGCCTGCTGAACCGCAGTTTTGAAGTGGGGCTGGCGGAAATCAGCCAGTTTGAAGGGGTAGAATTACTGGCCTATTCCAGCCTGGCCTTTGGCACACTGACCGGCAAATACCTGAACGGCGCCAAGCCGGCCGGGGCGCGCAATACCCTGTTTAGCCGCTTCACCCGCTATTCGGCGCCGCACACCCAACGGGCGATTGCCGAATACGTGGCGCTGGCGCAGCGACATAATCTGGATCCGGCGCAAATGGCGCTGGCATTTGTGCGCCAACAGCCGTTTGTCGCCAGCACGCTGCTGGGCGCAACCACCCTGGCACAGTTGCAGACCAATATCGACAGCTTCAACCTGACGCTGGACCAAGAGGTGTTACACGGGTTGGAGGAAATTCATACCCGCTTCACCATTCCTGCGCCATAA
- a CDS encoding prepilin peptidase-dependent protein: protein MKNRCIRHAHRQRGMTLIELLVAIALAALLSGWGVGHWQQHRQALRLEHSALQLLAFLTRLQADANWRNRAALLWFKPGEHWCVGSGSEPLTCDTAEGWVFLAPSADVLLSDYTRKEIGFYGLRNSAQAGHIQLSNAVGSLRVVLSAQGRLRLCSVEAALGGIGRC, encoded by the coding sequence ATGAAAAACAGATGCATTCGTCACGCCCACCGCCAGCGCGGCATGACGCTGATAGAGCTGCTGGTGGCGATCGCCCTGGCCGCATTGCTGAGCGGTTGGGGTGTCGGCCACTGGCAGCAGCACCGGCAGGCGTTACGGTTGGAACATTCCGCGCTGCAACTGCTGGCGTTTCTCACTCGCCTGCAGGCTGACGCCAACTGGCGCAATCGTGCCGCGCTGCTGTGGTTCAAGCCGGGGGAGCATTGGTGCGTCGGCAGTGGTAGCGAACCGCTGACCTGTGACACGGCCGAAGGTTGGGTATTTCTGGCACCGTCTGCAGACGTGCTGTTGAGCGATTATACCCGCAAGGAGATCGGGTTTTACGGCCTGCGCAACAGCGCCCAGGCCGGGCATATCCAATTGAGCAACGCTGTTGGCAGCCTGCGGGTGGTGCTATCGGCGCAAGGACGGCTGCGGTTATGCAGCGTCGAGGCGGCGCTTGGCGGGATCGGCCGATGCTAG
- a CDS encoding TerC family protein, producing the protein MFEWIVDPNAWLALGTLTILEIILGIDNIIFLSLVVAKLPKAQQNKARRIGLAGAMLMRLGLLASIAWVIRLTHPLFTVMEHSISARDLILLFGGLFLIWKASKEIHETIEGSEEHHSSKVHGFFGAIVQIMLLDIIFSLDSVITAVGLSDHLFIMMAAVVIAVGVMMFAARPIGEFVNRHPSVKMLALAFLILVGFTLMLESFQVHVPKGYIYFAMFFSMSVEALNLMRGKKDKPTA; encoded by the coding sequence ATGTTTGAGTGGATTGTAGATCCCAATGCGTGGTTGGCGTTAGGTACGCTGACCATCCTGGAGATCATTCTGGGTATCGATAACATCATCTTCCTTTCTCTGGTGGTGGCAAAGCTGCCTAAAGCGCAGCAGAACAAGGCACGTCGGATCGGCTTGGCAGGGGCAATGCTGATGCGGCTGGGGCTGCTGGCCTCCATCGCCTGGGTGATTCGCCTGACCCACCCGCTGTTTACCGTCATGGAACACAGCATTTCAGCCAGGGATCTGATCCTGCTGTTTGGCGGTCTGTTCCTGATATGGAAGGCCAGCAAGGAGATCCACGAAACCATCGAAGGCTCCGAAGAGCATCACAGCAGCAAGGTGCATGGCTTTTTTGGTGCCATCGTGCAGATCATGCTGCTGGATATCATCTTTAGCCTGGATTCGGTGATTACCGCCGTTGGCCTGTCCGATCATCTGTTTATCATGATGGCGGCGGTGGTGATTGCAGTCGGCGTAATGATGTTCGCCGCGCGGCCGATTGGCGAATTCGTCAATCGTCATCCGTCGGTGAAGATGCTGGCGCTGGCGTTCCTGATCCTGGTCGGCTTCACCCTGATGCTGGAAAGCTTCCAGGTTCATGTGCCAAAGGGTTACATCTACTTCGCCATGTTCTTCTCGATGTCGGTAGAAGCGCTCAACCTGATGCGCGGCAAGAAAGACAAGCCAACCGCCTAA
- a CDS encoding YgdB family protein, with amino-acid sequence MNSQRQRGGSALAAVMLLLAMGLMLLTAQQRQLDNALLLAADQQRYLVAYNQASSALNWGLVQPWPVARLNVQRWHCLRHMAELQVCGRMSARAGIVLLRGRGTLAGDRPLWLYQLATPDDQGKLAAVVGGRLDFCPERNEADCAD; translated from the coding sequence ATGAACTCGCAGCGGCAGCGGGGCGGCAGTGCGTTGGCTGCGGTGATGCTGCTGCTGGCGATGGGGCTGATGCTGTTAACTGCCCAGCAGCGGCAACTGGACAACGCTCTGTTGCTGGCGGCCGATCAGCAGCGTTATCTGGTGGCGTATAATCAGGCGTCGTCGGCGCTGAATTGGGGCCTGGTGCAGCCATGGCCGGTCGCTCGGCTGAACGTGCAACGCTGGCATTGTCTGCGTCATATGGCTGAGTTGCAGGTCTGCGGCAGAATGTCGGCTCGGGCCGGGATCGTGCTGCTGCGCGGCCGGGGAACGCTGGCTGGCGATCGGCCGCTTTGGCTCTACCAGTTGGCGACGCCAGACGACCAGGGCAAACTGGCCGCGGTAGTCGGCGGGCGCCTGGATTTCTGCCCGGAAAGAAACGAGGCCGACTGTGCGGACTGA
- a CDS encoding prepilin peptidase-dependent protein — translation MLASSQGFSLPEALLAMVFGSLVALAAAKTYPLLRQQSVTLGHYYRLELALRQLAFGIEKDLRRTGFCAGDCHGQPLLIGQHRGEANASCVIVRYDLNRNGRWERGGSEAEQFAYRLRQGALERQRGVSHCHGGGWERLLDHQQIHIDSFRIDMLPGRHRRQAVHLSLTGHATARPHIQRTLTVTVSLVLR, via the coding sequence ATGCTAGCGTCCTCGCAAGGTTTTAGCTTGCCCGAAGCGCTGCTGGCGATGGTTTTCGGCAGTCTGGTTGCGTTGGCGGCTGCCAAAACGTATCCGCTTTTGCGTCAGCAGAGCGTGACTCTTGGCCACTATTATCGCCTGGAACTGGCGCTGCGCCAGCTGGCATTCGGCATTGAAAAAGATCTTCGTCGCACCGGGTTCTGTGCCGGTGATTGTCACGGCCAACCGCTACTCATTGGCCAGCACCGGGGGGAAGCAAACGCCAGCTGTGTGATCGTCCGTTACGATCTGAACCGCAATGGCCGTTGGGAAAGGGGCGGCAGCGAAGCCGAACAATTTGCCTATCGGCTGCGCCAGGGGGCGTTGGAGCGCCAACGCGGCGTGAGTCACTGCCATGGCGGCGGTTGGGAACGGTTGCTCGATCATCAGCAAATTCATATCGACAGCTTCAGGATCGACATGCTGCCCGGCCGGCATCGCCGCCAGGCGGTACACCTGTCGCTGACAGGGCATGCAACGGCGCGGCCGCATATCCAGCGTACGCTGACCGTTACCGTCAGCCTGGTGTTACGATGA